The Candidatus Obscuribacterales bacterium nucleotide sequence GCACCACCACATTTGGCATGGGAAACTCGCGCTGCACGGCTTCATCCAGGGAACAGGTAGCGATCGCTTCATCAGGTGCCCCCAGACGACTACAGACATGCAGACGGTAGGACACGGGCAACCGCAAATCCGCAATCAACTGAGCGATCGCAGCGGGAGTATGGTCACCATCGGTGAGCAGGGCGATGGGGGTTTTGCTCTGCCGCAGGGCCCGATCGAGATGATCGGCACTACGACCATGGACACTGACCACCGTTGCCGACTGCCAGGGAATGCCTAGGCGATTAAAGGCCAACTGCACGGAACTCACGTGGGGCAAAAACACCACCTGCTGGCGATCGAGGGACTCCATTAACAGCCGACCCATGCCGAAGTAGAGCGGATCGCCGCTAGCCAGCAACACCAGCGATCGCTCCTGAAGGTGCTGACGTAATACCTCGATCCAATCCTGCACCGCACCAGTAAGGGGAATCTGCTCCGCTGGACAGTGGGCTACCAGGCTGAGATAGCTGGGATGGCCGACGATGCAGGTAGCGGTCAGCAGGTGCGATCGCGCCACATCCGACAGGCCTGCCACGCCGTCTAGCCCCATGCCAATTACATAGAGTTGATGTCGATTCGACTCCTGCACCGCTAGGGCACCTGCCAAACGCGATCGTGATAGTCGGCTTCCTGGGCGTAGGGGTCGGGAGCATCATGACCGTGGGCGTGACCGTGACCGTGACCGTGGGCATGGCCGTGCCCGTGATCGTGACCATGGGCGTGACCGTGATCGTGACCATGGTCATGGCTAGGCAGATCATCCTGTCCCAGACCCACCAACTGCTGACTCACCGCCCGCCGGAATTTGCAGGTCTCGCAGTTCATCATCACCTGACCCGTCTGGGCTTCCTGGGCCCGATCGCGCACCAGGTCAAACAAGATCGGATCTAAGCCAATTTCGGCAAGGGACTGAATCTGCACATCAGGGCGATGGCGTTGCTGACGCTCGGCAGTGTCTTGAATGCGCTTCACCAACACGCCGGTGAATAAAAAGTGGGGCAGCACTACCACCCGTTTGGGATTCCATGTCCAAACGCGGTCAAAGCCTGGATCTAAACGCGGGTGGGTGATGCCGCTAAAGCAAACTTCTAGCCCCTTAAAGCCACTGCCTTCCCATAGCAAACGCGCCAGTTTATAGACATCGCCATTGGCATCGGGGTCAGATGCGCCCCGGCCCACAAACAGCAGCACCGATTCCTCTCGGGGAATATTGCTTTGCTGATCGGCAACGGCTAAGCGATCGCGCCATAGGTCAATCAGCAGCGGCGAGACGCCAAAATGCCGACCGTAGTGAATCTTGATGCCGGGATGACGCTGGCGGGCAATGTCTAGCTCGTTGGTGACGTCGTATTTATTATGGCGGGCAGCAAACAGCAGCACCGGCAGCGCTGTCATTTCCCGATAGCCCTTTTCAACACAGAGATCGACCCCCGCCTGAATGGAGGGATCGGTTAATTCCAAAAAACAAGGAATCACCGGGCGGGACAGATCGCTGGCTTGAAAGGCGCTAGCAAAATCTAAAAACGTTTGGCGACCGTCGGCATCGCGGGTGCCGTGGCCAACCAAAAGTAACGGTTGTGGATCGGTCATGATGCTCCTTATCCCCGTGCGACGCAGGGAGGTTGTTAACTCGGTCATGACCCAAATCTGGCATTCTGGCTTCGGCGCAATGATCAAACCCTAAACCCGGACTAGCGCAGGGGTCTATCCAAGTTTTGTTAGGCGGCGATCGCGGCCTTTACAGTTGCGGCACAGCGCTGGACTTACACCAGCTTTCCCAGTTCAGGTCTAGACTCATTACTCTATCACCCTCCGCCCGGAAACCTATGCCCCCCAACCGCTTAATCCGGGGACAATCCCAGGCAGGAGCGATCGCCCTCAAAGAATTATTAACAAAATAGTTGCAAAATTTCACAAAACGTTACACAATAGATTCATAAATAAAAAGCACAACCGTAAAAGGCAAAGATTCATGAGAACTGGCAACATTGTGGACGACCAAGGCAAGCTCAACAACTTCGCGGTTGAGCCTCAGATGTATGTGGATGAAGTAGCACGCACCGGCTTCACCCCCTATGCTGAAATCCTTAATGGTCGGCTTGCAATGATTGGTTTTGTATCCATGCTCTTGTTTGAAGCCTTCGCAGGGCAAGGGTTGGTAAGCTGGTTTACCGGTCTATAGATCCCGCCGCTCCATCATGCTAGACCTCTGGTTCGTGGGGTATGACGAACTGGATTCCTTCAAAAGACAAGACGACAATACGAGTGAACGGGGAGCTACGGCTCCCTTTTTTTGATCTAAAACCGTTGACCTCAAACCGTTGCCGGCCCCAGCGATCGCTCCCCACATCTTCTACCCTGAAACCCCGGATTCAGATCCCCAGCCCTTGAATACAAAAGAGGCGATCGCCAGTGGATTGTTGTCCCTTGGGTAGGCTAGTCTATCGAGATGAGTTGTGATCTCTCGGCTTGGTTGATGGACACACCTTGAAGATCCTCACCCCAAACCCCTCTCCCAATTCGGTAGAAGGGCTTTGAAAGCAGCCGCACTTTTCTTAATCCCTTTCTATCCTTGTAGGAGCAGGGGCTGAAGAATCAGGAAAAACATGGGTCAGCCCATCAGCCTCTCGGCTGGAATCGCGGAACACTAGGACGTTCTAAACAGTCCACCTCTGAGCAGTCCACCATAACTGATGCATTGCAATCACTGATTGAAATCATTTACAGAAGACACCTATGCGTTGGCTTTTGACTCCTCTAGCTTTTAGCCGCCAAATCCGGCGCAGTCTCCTGCTTGCCCTAGCAGCGATCGCTTTGATCACCAGCAGTTTTATCGGTGTGCTCCAGCGGCCCAGCGTGGCCCAAAGTAGTGCTTACTGCCAGTTATCCGACAGCGACGTAGCGCAAAAAGAACAGCTCCGTCAGCTTGCCCTCCAAGGCGATCCCACGGCCCAGGATCAATACAAAACCCTGATGGGCCAACATGCCCAACAGCTTCGGGACTGCCGCAGTCGCACCTGGCCCCAAGAACAAGCCCTATGGGTGCGGCTCTATCCCTGTGATGCCCAGCCGGGAGCCATGGATCTCCTGATGGATGAGGTGGTGAACAAGGGATATAACCGTGTCTATGTGGAAGCGTTGTACAACGGTCAGATCTTGCTGCCGCTGGCTACCAATACAACCCCTTGGCCGTCGGTGATTCGCACGCCAGGCTACGAAACGACGGATCTGCTCGCAGAGGCGATCGCTAAGGGCCGGGAACGGGGACTCACGGTCTATGCCTGGGTGTTCACGATGAATTTTGGCTATACCTATGGGCAACGCAGCGATCGCCAATCGGTGTTGGCCTATAACGGTCGTGGACAAACCAGCCTCACGGCTCGCTCCCAGGCCGGTCTCAATTCCGAGGGAGGCAGTGGGGAAGAAGTCTTCATCGATCCCTACAACATGACGGCCAAGCAAGATTTCTACGCAGCCGTGGATGCGATCGCCCAGCGCCGCCCCGACGGCATTCTGTTTGACTATATTCGCTACCCTCGGGGCTCCGGCACAGATTCTGTCGCTGATGAGGTGCAAGATTTATGGATCTATGGCTCAGCCTCGCAGCAAACCCTACTGCAGCGGGCATCGAACCAACGCGGGCAGGATCTGATCCGCCGATTTCTAGCCCAAGGCTATCTCACCAATGGCGATATCGACGCTGTCAAAAGCCTCCATCCCCAGGAAACAGAGCCCCTTTGGCAAGGGCGGATTCCCTCGGCTAGCATCGCCAATACCCCCAGCGATCGCTTACGTCCCATGCTGCAGCAAGAGCTGTGGTACCTAAGTGTTGCCCATGCCATGCAAGGCGTGATTGATTTTCTGGCCGTGGGCACCCTGGCCAGCGATCGCTACAATCTACCCGGTGGTGCCGTCTTCTTTCCAGATGGCAACCAAACCGTCGGGCGCAGTGGCTACGATTCTCGCCTGCAGCCCTGGGATCGTTTCCCTGCTAGCCTAGAATGGCATCCCATGTCCTACGCCACCTGCGGCAACAGTGCCTGCATTACCAACCAAGTTCTCCGGGTCGTAAGCCAAGCGCCAGCGGGCACTCAAGTCAAGCCAGTGCTAGCGGGTCTCTGGGGTAGCTCTATCAGCAATCGCCCGTCCCTGGAAGTACAAATGCAGGCCATTCGCCAAGCCGCCCCCCGCGTGAATGCCGTTAGCCACTTTGCCTACTCTTGGCAAGAACCCAACCGCGATCGCGATCGCAAATTTTGTCAACTGCGTTAGCGGGCCGGGCGCGTAGGCTGTAGACGATGATGATCTACCGGCAACGGGAAAGCCCGCTGAGCAATTTGACCAAACTGCTCGATAGGGCGTCGTCGCACTTCTTGAACCTGATTAATTTCAAAAATCAGTCGGAAGGGCTGATCCATTTCCCGCTCTACAAAGTCTTCCAGCAGCTTGACTTGATTGGGGGTTAACGGTTCTGAGGCAATCACGACTAAGCGCACCTCCGGCGGTGAACTCAACCAGTTAGTATCCAACGACAATAATTGGGTGCGCTGAAAGGTAATCGTGCGATCGAGCAATGCCCGCTGCAAACTGTATTCTAGGTTGACTTGCTGCACCAAACGAGCCAAGGTAATACCCAAGGGCAACAGCAACACCCCTGTTAAAGCCATCGCTATCCCCAGCCCCCGCCGTGCCCGCGCTAGGGGAATATAGCCGGCAATCAAAAAGGCCACCATACAAGCTAGGGTAATCCCTAATAAATTCGTTAGGTACAGCAGCGATGCCCCCAAGCTCAGTTGCCAATTGCCTTGGGCCAACCCCAGACCAATCACACAAACCGGCGGCATCAAGGCCACAGCGATCGCGGTTCCAGCAAGAGCATTGGACACCTTCGGCTGCACCTTAGCAAAACCACTGATGCCCCCTGCCGCTACTGCAATGCCAAGATCAAGCAAGGTGGGTTGCGATCGCGCCAGCACCTCACTGCTATATTCCGGCAAGTTCATCATAAATCCGAGGATGGCCGCCAGCCCAACCCCAATGGCCGTACCTACGACCACCGACACCATTCCCCGACGAAACAGATCGAGGTCTCCTTCTAGGGCCGCAAAGGCCATAGCGCGAATGGGCAACATCAACGGCGCAATGATCATCGCGCCAATAATCACCGCCGCACTGTTGGATAGCAACCCAAAGGTGGCGATCGCACAGGAACCTACGCTCAGCACTACAAAATTGAGGTCGAGCCGCGATTCGTCTAGCAAACTTGCCTGAAAATGGCGCAGCTCTTGAGGCTTAATGCGCCGCCCCCAAAGATATTTCCGCCAAAACCGTTGAACCTTGACATACCAGGAGTGTGCCAAAACCTGACCTCCAGCGCCGCAGTGCTCCTACGGACTTCAGCCTAGCACAGAGGTTTGGGGCCCTCAGCGCTCCCAGAAAACGCAACAAAACCTAAACCAAACGTGCGTTAGACAGA carries:
- the cbiE gene encoding precorrin-6y C5,15-methyltransferase (decarboxylating) subunit CbiE, whose protein sequence is MAGALAVQESNRHQLYVIGMGLDGVAGLSDVARSHLLTATCIVGHPSYLSLVAHCPAEQIPLTGAVQDWIEVLRQHLQERSLVLLASGDPLYFGMGRLLMESLDRQQVVFLPHVSSVQLAFNRLGIPWQSATVVSVHGRSADHLDRALRQSKTPIALLTDGDHTPAAIAQLIADLRLPVSYRLHVCSRLGAPDEAIATCSLDEAVQREFPMPNVVVLERQATCPNLATTPLLGIADGDFYTFEDQPGLLTKQEVRVLAIALLQIRPGLTIWDVGAGTGSVSIELARLLPDARVIAIEKTAAGVALIQANCDRFGVANVTVVGGSAPEALQDLPRPDRIFIGGGGAQLSEILTVCGDRLQPGGRLVAS
- a CDS encoding sirohydrochlorin chelatase — its product is MTDPQPLLLVGHGTRDADGRQTFLDFASAFQASDLSRPVIPCFLELTDPSIQAGVDLCVEKGYREMTALPVLLFAARHNKYDVTNELDIARQRHPGIKIHYGRHFGVSPLLIDLWRDRLAVADQQSNIPREESVLLFVGRGASDPDANGDVYKLARLLWEGSGFKGLEVCFSGITHPRLDPGFDRVWTWNPKRVVVLPHFLFTGVLVKRIQDTAERQQRHRPDVQIQSLAEIGLDPILFDLVRDRAQEAQTGQVMMNCETCKFRRAVSQQLVGLGQDDLPSHDHGHDHGHAHGHDHGHGHAHGHGHGHAHGHDAPDPYAQEADYHDRVWQVP
- a CDS encoding chlorophyll a/b-binding protein, which produces MRTGNIVDDQGKLNNFAVEPQMYVDEVARTGFTPYAEILNGRLAMIGFVSMLLFEAFAGQGLVSWFTGL
- a CDS encoding DUF389 domain-containing protein gives rise to the protein MAHSWYVKVQRFWRKYLWGRRIKPQELRHFQASLLDESRLDLNFVVLSVGSCAIATFGLLSNSAAVIIGAMIIAPLMLPIRAMAFAALEGDLDLFRRGMVSVVVGTAIGVGLAAILGFMMNLPEYSSEVLARSQPTLLDLGIAVAAGGISGFAKVQPKVSNALAGTAIAVALMPPVCVIGLGLAQGNWQLSLGASLLYLTNLLGITLACMVAFLIAGYIPLARARRGLGIAMALTGVLLLPLGITLARLVQQVNLEYSLQRALLDRTITFQRTQLLSLDTNWLSSPPEVRLVVIASEPLTPNQVKLLEDFVEREMDQPFRLIFEINQVQEVRRRPIEQFGQIAQRAFPLPVDHHRLQPTRPAR